One window from the genome of Cardiocondyla obscurior isolate alpha-2009 linkage group LG04, Cobs3.1, whole genome shotgun sequence encodes:
- the Shtd gene encoding anaphase-promoting complex subunit 1 isoform X3, with the protein MIAASEPVEYKPGGREIILKHPRSLKESWLVRSNKICREEELYYSGKVAVHCKGNQATRVLKATYTCETDIEHALWCTFHTSIPEDLIKSKETTHSIDKPIECICLLDSYTLKVYTESGEDYVSALQFQVSAVWSTKYGIILEKSQAPITDSRYVSFESSKPMQHDSNNLPVAFSLMHPLDEICPLLIRRGSVSYMDESNQQIIFTSSEPSFAVVYDTKTGLHSVYKIRKASAKERQIVCGNNDTMSSFNHSTSMSPAVGSNLSINKSKGPLSPFLFGISSLQLNNTGMSLGLSNTPFGSRTSSYSNNSGGPSPQQQQHSRSQSSMATISRCQSPTHPVTMSPLLGVPTNSNIYHNRLHQTATITALNQTHLGASYNSIRLKDIPIASKPLYPEICLEHVWTENVGVSKDTYSRASRVFLTSDLVGQNYLGYLIPNRSQLSLVRLEKTNKQQIIFGMITNIVAKDAISLPNLHMIAIVDLSNGIALYTGVTCVGKLHISGLLSNFSGNNYFLSNSNPKLGSPFPRRSSLISQSCTTSHEIKFEEALHLLSPVGGNCARPPILLENSLLDTNFFSLKETVGNEVTVECGNKQYFRITLPVSSTSPLVTQCLHTLRSVLQKDLAMQLLIKWYGARNAPGPQDFSPAQEWDLFLIVLFTLLGYDVEKLRLIRNNEKDQFTERNSPMVLPKKQKTSNCGSTDDWLYLLNSNEYRNSRSFTLNVLKGQKISSNFLYATPQSATESSNPGKINVQAILFPHFPLILFSLHLLYEELKLNSVISESLPLLGQLLYQLSIDLKFEMYAHHYFLDSPSLLYLKTVRSQINDLDLQKITVPNYIPRKPPDIFEMLNSMLSGTDVTAFPYLSHVNSKTRNIVYLTALIANENRVDVIDMEKYIKLIVPAGNRIDFQESGSKTDKEILKKLEKPTTDRIVLLYYEMGMRKEDLETLPPAISLMTKDVMYRCRESPPSNWPAHTYELVDRQDLTVLDKHLKASSKWQYTDNETKEYGIKDDDDGMEFDDMILKLRFSKDHRIAEVRRLLNSSKPMRIAIVQRSNVSDHEFIEEQERHLLTLCTRTMALPVARGMFTLRTSTPMITEQLPIPRLCLTGKAPPRGTTVELTHIDVPPNMNLWPLFHNGVAAGLCIHPDAANIDSTWIVYNKQQQGEYGVEHSGFLMALGLNGHLKNLAPLSTYEYLADCQEATSVGLLLGLSATHRGTMNVSMTKLLSLHVETLLPPTSIELNVQQNVQVAALMGVGLVYQGTAHRHISHALLSEIGRPPGPEMKNCVDRESYSLTAGLALGLVILGSGGGTDVPASIPDTLHYYMVGGHIRPFSGAQKDKYKSPSYQIREGDSINIDVTSPGATIALGLMYFNTGNRAVAEWMQPPETQYLLEFVRPDFLLLRVLAKSLILWDDIEPTKSWVSSHVPNIVYKYRLQKPTPEVTQNVDLETINQAYCNIIAGACMALGLRYAGTANKNAFKTLYNYAQMFTALSHKTIAELAGKSTVETCLNVVLLSTAVVMAGTGNLEIMRICRHIRTRVGPASGVVTYGSHLATHMALGLLFLGGGRYTLSNSPNAVAALIISLFPKFPTHSNDNRYHLQALRHLYVLAAEPRIILPRDIDTGQYCYATIYLTFETDKDAEGQEISLQAPCLLPQLRSLKKIELKDSRYWKITFLKDHNWQHLENMLERHDFLSIKQKAGCLSYLEDPHGFRSLVAQTLTTENAIAWASRPEYVTSFTNDKTVLNIVTYFLQWSKKGIVNSENIKYSSQNDVQCKIPEFEQYFLHIFAIIVYECITKDKISLIPLWLYIIKSIKIIEEQPNSFAIWQIKLLSTQMLRRSSFTVDESSLLSTESMLAIKQKTAIILDKWEHDMKSVFKEYLMNGIVQADTIIMAKMCAYFIFYNIPYPVDKSILNSITTMQCSSNISNVTMYKLREILQTIQRCTSYHMYHIVDHFSNKRIRIQTSN; encoded by the exons ATGATCGCCGCCTCAGAACCGgtg GAGTACAAGCCAGGTGGCAGAGAGATAATCCTAAAACATCCTAGATCTCTG aaaGAATCATGGTTAGTAcgcagtaataaaatatgcagGGAAGAAGAATTGTATTATTCAGGAAAAGTAGCAGTTCACTGTAAGGGGAATCAGGCTActagagtgcttaaagcaaCTTATACTTGTGAAACAGATATTGAACATGCACTTTGGTGTACCTTTCATACTAGTATTCCAGAAGACTTGATTAAGAGTAAAGAAACTACTCATTCCATTGATAAACCTATAGAGTGTATTTGCTTGCTTGACTCCTATACTCTTAAGGTTTATACAGAAAGTGGTGAAGATTATGTTTCTGCTTTGCAATTTCAg gtCTCTGCTGTATGGTCGACAAAATATGGAATTATACTTGAAAAATCTCAAGCACCAATTACAGATTCAAG ATATGTATCGTTTGAAAGTAGCAAACCAATGCAACACGATAGTAATAATTTACCAGTGGCTTTTTCATTGATGCATCCATTGGACGAAATTTGCCCTCTACTTATTAGACgtg gaTCTGTGTCGTACATGGACGAATCGAATCAACAGATTATATTTACTAGTTCAGAACCATCTTTTGCGGTAGTATATGATACAAAGACAGGTTTGCATTCCGTTTACAAAATTCGCAAAGCGTCAGCTAAGGAACGCCAAATAGTATGTGGAAATAATGACACAATGAGTTCATTCAATCATTCTACAAGCATGTCGCCAGCAGTCGGCAGCAATTTATCCATTAATAAAAGCAAGGGTCCTTTAAGTCCTTTTCTTTTTg GAATCTCAAGCTTACAGTTAAATAATACTGGTATGAGCTTAGGATTATCTAATACTCCGTTTGGATCGCGTACTTCATCTTATAGTAATAATTCAGGCGGGCCATCACCTCAGCAACAACAGCATTCACGTTCACAAAGCTCAATGGCTACTATTTCCCGTTGTCAATCGCCTACACATCCAGTGACTATGTCTCCTCTACTTGGAGTACCTACGAATTCAAATATATATCATAACAGATTACATCAAACTGCCACGATAACTGCCTTGAATCAAACACATCTAGGTGCCAGTTACAATAGCATTCGattgaaagatattccaaTCGCAAGCAAACCTTTGTATCCCGAGATTTGTCTTGAACATGTATGGACGGAAAATGTTGGCGTTtcaaa agataCTTATAGTCGTGCATCTAGAGTTTTTTTAACGTCGGATCTTGTTGGGCAGAATTATTTGGGTTATTTGATTCCAAATCGTTCGCAATTATCTTTAGTAAGATTGGAAAAAACTAATAAGCAACAGATTATTTTTGGAATGATAACAAATATTGTAGCGAAAGATGCTATCAGTTTGCCA aatttgcACATGATAGCAATTGTGGATTTGTCAAATGGTATAGCATTATACACAGGGGTGACCTGTGTAGGCAAATTACATATATCTGGTCTGCTCTCAAATTTTTCaggcaataattattttttgtctaATAGTAATCCTAAGCTCGGATCTCCATTTCCGAGACGAAGTTCCTTAATTTCTCAAAGCTGTACGACATctcacgaaattaaatttgaggaagctttacatttattaagtCCTGTCGGTGGTAATTGTGCTCGTCCGCCGATATTGTTGGAAAATTCATTATTggatacaaattttttttctttgaaagaaACTGTAGGCAATGAAGTGACTGTGGAATGTGGGAATAAGCAATATTTCCGTATCACGTTACCTGTTTCCAGTACGTCGCCTTTAG tTACTCAATGCTTGCATACATTACGAAGTGTTCTTCAAAAAGATTTAGcgatgcaattattaattaaatggtaCGGCGCTAGAAATGCTCCGGGTCCACAAGACTTTTCGCCAGCGCAAGAATGGGATCTTTTTCTTATTGTCTTGTTCACGTTATTGGGATATGATGTAGAAAAACTTCGTTTGATACGAAATAACGAAAAGGACCAATTTACAGAACGTAATAGTCCTATGGTGCTACCCAAGAAACAGAAAACTAGCAATTGTGGATCTACAGATGATTggctatatttattaaattcaaatgaATATAGAAATTCTCGAAGTTTTACTTTAAATGTGTTGAAAGGTCAGAAAATATCTTCCAATTTTCTTTATGCAACGCCCCAAAGTGCTACAGAATCGAGCAATCCTGGCAAAATAAATGTGCAAGCCATCTTGTTTCCACATTTTccacttattttattttctcttcatCTCTTATACGAAGAGTTGAAATTAAATAGCGTTATATCAGAAAGTCTACCTTTGCTCGGACAACTATTGTATCAGTTAAGCATAGATCTGAAGTTCGAAATGTATGCTCATCATTATTTTCTTGATTCACCCTCTCTGCTGTACCTAAAAACCGTGAGGTCTCAAATCAACGATTTGGATCTGCAGAAAATAACAGTTCCAAATTACATACCTCGGAAACCACCAGACATATTTGAAATGTTAAACAGCATGTTAAGTGGAACAGATGTAACTGCATTCCCATATTTAAGTCACGTCAATTCAAAAACGAGAAATATAGTGTATTTAACTGCGCTTATAGCTAATGAAAATCGTGTTGATGTAATCGATATGGAGAAGTACATCAAATTAATTGTACCTGCTGGAAATCGTATTGATTTTCAAGAAAGCGGAAGCAAAACTGATAAAGAAATACTTAAGAAATTAGAGAAACCTACAACGGATAGAatagtattattatattatgaaaTGG gtaTGAGAAAAGAAGATCTCGAAACATTACCACCTGCGATATCTTTGATGACGAAAGACGTTATGTATAGATGTAGAGAAAGTCCACCTTCGAATTGGCCTGCACACACGTACGAACTCGTAGATCGTCAAGATCTAACTGTGTTAGataaacatttaaaagcaTCATCGAAATGGCAATACACTGACAATGAAACAAAAGAATATGGAATAAAGGATGATGACGACGGAATGGAATTTGATGATATG atattaaaattacgatttagCAAAGATCACAGAATTGCTGAAGTGCGAAGATTGCTTAATTCTTCGAAACCAATGAGGATAGCAATAGTTCAGAGATCAAATGTAAGTGATCACGAATTTATAGAGGAACAGGAAAGGCATCTTCTCACATTATGCACAAGGACAATGGCATTACCTGTAGCTAGAGGCATGTTTACTTTGAGAACTTCCACTCCGATGATAACCGAGCAATTACCTATTCCACGATTATGTTTAACAG gcAAAGCACCGCCCCGTGGAACTACCGTTGAGTTAACTCATATAGATGTTCCACCAAACATGAATCTGTGGCCATTATTTCATAACGGCGTAGCTGCGGGCCTATGTATTCATCCGGATGCTGCAAATATCGACTCGACATGGATAGTATACAATAAACAGCAACAGGGTGAATACGGAGTAGAACACTCAGGATTTCTGATGGCTCTTGGCTTAAACGGACATCTGAAAAACTTAGCTCCTTTAAGTACATATGAATATCTAGCCGATTGCCAAGAAGCTACTAGTGTTGGACTTTTGCTCGGCTTATCAGCAACGCATCGTGGCACGATGAACGTATCCATGACTAAATTACTATCGTTACACGTGGAAACGCTTTTGCCACCGACGAGTATCGAATTAAATGTACAGCAGAATGTCCAAGTAGCGGCACTAATGGGAGTTGGCCTCGTATATCAAGGAACCGCGCATAGACATATTTCACACGCTTTACTATCTGAAATTg gcAGGCCGCCAGGACCTGAAATGAAGAACTGTGTGGATCGCGAATCGTATTCCTTGACGGCAGGATTAGCATTAGGTTTAGTCATACTTGGCTCTGGCGGTGGTACGGATGTACCTGCAAGTATACCTGACACTTTACACTATTATATGGTCGGTGGACACATTAGACCATTTTCTGGAGCACAGAAAGATAAATACAAGTCTCCGAG TTATCAGATACGCGAAGGTGATTCTATAAATATCGACGTAACGAGTCCGGGAGCAACGATAGCTTTAGGACTAATGTACTTTAATACTGGAAATCGTGCGGTAGCCGAATGGATGCAACCGCCTGAAACACAGTATCTATTAGAGTTTGTGAGACCAGATTTTCTGCTGTTAAGAGTCCTCGCCAAGTCACTGATTTTGTGGGACGATATTGAACCAACTAAATCATGGGTTTCTAGTCATGTGCCGAATATcgtttataaatatagattGCAAAAGCCTACGCCGGAAGTCACGCAGAATGTAGATTTGGAAACTATAAA CCAAGCTTACTGCAACATTATAGCGGGTGCTTGCATGGCACTGGGACTGAGATATGCAGGCACCGCCAATAAGAATGCTTTCAAGACATTGTATAATTATGCTCAAATGTTCACGGCGTTGTCACACAAAACTATAGCCGAATTGGCTGGCAAATCTACCGTTGAAACGTGCTTAAACGTTGTTTTGCTTTCAACCGCTGTAGTGATGGCGGGTACTGGCAATTTAGAG ATTATGAGAATATGCAGACATATACGTACTCGCGTGGGACCAGCCAGCGGCGTCGTTACGTATGGTTCTCATTTAGCGACTCATATGGCTCTTGGCCTTCTTTTTTTGGGTGGCGGAAGATATACGCTTTCTAACAGTCCAAATGCAGTAGCGGCTcttataatttctcttttccctAAATTTCCAACCCACAGTAATGACAACAG ATATCATTTACAAGCATTACGCCACTTATACGTATTAGCCGCTGAACCACGTATTATTTTACCGAGAGACATAGATACTGGCCAGTATTGTTATGCGACAATATATTTGACATTCGAGACTGATAAAGATGCCGAGGGTCAAGAAATTAGTCTACAAGCACCTTGTTTATTACCACAGCTACGtagtttaaagaaaattgaattaaaagatTCAAGATACtggaaaattacatttttgaaGGATCACAATTGGCAGCATCTAGAAAACATGCTCGAAAGACATGATTTCTTAAGTATCAAGCAGAAAGCTGGTTGTTTGTCATATTTGGAAGATCCTCAT ggttTTAGAAGCTTAGTGGCTCAAACGTTAACGACGGAGAATGCAATCGCGTGGGCTTCACGACCAGAATACGTCACATCGTTTACGAACGATAAAACTGTATTGAATATAGTAACGTACTTTTTACAATGGTCTAAAAAAGGAATAGTTAATtccgaaaatattaaatattcatcgcAAAACg aTGTGCAGTGCAAAATACCAGAATTTGAACAGTACTTTCTTcatatatttgcaataattgtATACGAATGTATtacaaaagataaaataagtcTTATACCATTGTGGCTgtacataattaaaagtataaaaattattgaagagCAACCTAACAGCTTTGCAATATGGCAAATAAAGCTCCTTTCAACACAAATGCTGAGAAGAAGCAGTTTTACAGTTGATGAAAGTTCATTACTCAGTACAGAAAGTATGCTCGCGATTAAGCAGAAAACGGCAATTATTTTGGATAAGTGGGAGCATg ATATGAAATctgtatttaaagaatatcTTATGAACGGAATCGTACAGGCTGATACCATAATTATGGCTAAGATGtgtgcatattttatattttataatataccaTATccagtcgataaatcaattt tgAATTCAATTACGACAATGCAATGCTCTTCTAATATATCGAACGTAACTATGTATAAACTACGCGAGATTTTACAAACAATTCAAAG GTGTACCAGTTATCATATGTATCATATTGTCGACCATTTCTCCAACAAACGTATACGAATACAAACATCCAACTAA